The segment CCTCACCGGTTCGGCCGCGCCAACCGATGACATCACCCGACACACCGGCGCGGCGCGGATCACCCGGCTTCGGATGCGTCCGATGTCGCTCTTCGAGACGGGTCATGCGACGGGCGCGATCTCGCTCGGCGCGTTGCTCGCCGGGGAGGCTGCCCGCAGCCAGGAATCGACGCTTACAGTCACCGACCTCGCGACGCTGGTGGTGATCGGTGGCTGGCCCGGCAATCTCACGCGCACCAGCGCGCAGGCGATGCAGGCATCGCGCGACTATCTCGACGAGATCCGCCGAGTCGATCTCAGTCGTGTGGATCGGTCGACGCGTGATCCCGGCAAGGTGGGGCGACTGCTGCGTGCACTCGCTCGGCACGTGGCAACGGAGGCAAGCCTCGCGACGCTGATGGCCGACACCGTGGGTGCGGAAGGCGCGGATGGCGCACTCGCCCGCGAGACGGTGCGTGACTATCTCGACGCGCTCGAACGCGTCATGATCATCGAGGATCAACCGGCGTGGGCGCCGCATCTCCGCTCTCGATCGCGGATCAGGAATGCGGCGAAACGGCATTTCGTCGATCCGTCGTTGGCGGCCGCCGCGCTGCGTGCGACGCCAGCGCGATTGCTCGCCGACCTGAATGCGCTCGGGCTGCTGTTCGAATCGCTCGTGGTGCGCGACCTGCGCGTGTATGCGCAGGCCTCGGACGCCACGGTGCTGCACTATCGTGACAACACCGGACTTGAGGTCGATGCGATCGTCGAAGTGTCCGATGGCCAGTGGGCGGCCTTCGAGGTGAAGCTGGGGCAGGGGCAGGTGGATGCGGCAGCAGCCTCGCTGCTCACCTTCGCGACACGGGTTGATACGGCGAAGTGCGGTGCACCGGCAGCGCTCGGCGTCATCACAGCGTCAGGCTACGGCTATCGGCGTCCGGACGGAGTCCATGTGATTCCGGTTGGAGCGCTGGGGCCGTAGGCGGCGAAGGTCGCTGCGTCGCGAGGTCAGCGCTCGAGCCCAAGGACGGACGCGAGGAAACGCTTGGTCTCATCCGCCACATCGCCACCGAGTTCGGCCATGTGGCGCTCGCGGTATCGCTGCACGCGCAGCTGCGCTTCACCGCGTTGCCCCAGTGCGAGCAACGAGCGAACGACACCACGGAGGGCCGCGTCCCAGAAGGAATCCTCCTGTAGCGCGCGCTGAAACGTCGCCAATGCTTCCGGCACCTGCTGCGCACTCAGCAGGTCCTCGGCATGCTCCAGCAGTAGGGCCAGATACTCCGCGCGAAGCTGGTCCCGCTGATCGTCGGCCCAACCGCCAAACTGT is part of the Gemmatimonas sp. genome and harbors:
- a CDS encoding bacterial transcriptional activator domain-containing protein, with product MIEHARGRYRLGVARGLVVDIQAFRSAGRRVRLGTTEEVRRAARAEALAWWRGDFCADEQFGGWADDQRDQLRAEYLALLLEHAEDLLSAQQVPEALATFQRALQEDSFWDAALRGVVRSLLALGQRGEAQLRVQRYRERHMAELGGDVADETKRFLASVLGLER
- a CDS encoding DUF4143 domain-containing protein, translated to MPYRPRIVDPELAARLAATGAVVIEGPKGCGKTATARQVARSEVLLDVDENARRAIAIDPSLVLDGPVPRLFDEWQLEPTLWNHLRRAVDARQQPGQFILTGSAAPTDDITRHTGAARITRLRMRPMSLFETGHATGAISLGALLAGEAARSQESTLTVTDLATLVVIGGWPGNLTRTSAQAMQASRDYLDEIRRVDLSRVDRSTRDPGKVGRLLRALARHVATEASLATLMADTVGAEGADGALARETVRDYLDALERVMIIEDQPAWAPHLRSRSRIRNAAKRHFVDPSLAAAALRATPARLLADLNALGLLFESLVVRDLRVYAQASDATVLHYRDNTGLEVDAIVEVSDGQWAAFEVKLGQGQVDAAAASLLTFATRVDTAKCGAPAALGVITASGYGYRRPDGVHVIPVGALGP